A single Chlorocebus sabaeus isolate Y175 chromosome 3, mChlSab1.0.hap1, whole genome shotgun sequence DNA region contains:
- the GPR183 gene encoding G-protein coupled receptor 183 yields the protein MDIQMANNFTMPSAPPQGNDCDLYAHHSTARIVMPLHYSLVFIIGLVGNLLALVVIVQNRKKINSTTLYSTNLVISDILFTTALPTRIAYYAMGFDWRIGDALCRITALVFYINTYAGVNFMTCLSIDRFIAVVHPLRYNKIKRIEHAKGVCIFVWILVFAQTLPLLINPMSKQEAERITCMEYPNFEETKSLPWILLGACFIGYVLPLIIILICYSQICCKLFRTAKQNPLTEKSGVNKKALNTIILIIVVFVLCFTPYHVAIIQHMIKKLRFSNFLECSQRHSFQISLHFTVCLMNFNCCMDPFIYFFACKGYKRKVMRMLKRQVSVSISSAVKSAPEENSREMTETQMMIHSKSSNGK from the coding sequence atggatatacaaatggctaacaattTTACTATGCCCTCTGCACCTCCTCAGGGAAATGACTGTGACCTCTATGCACATCACAGCACAGCCAGGATAGTAATGCCTCTGCATTACAGCCTCGTCTTCATCATTGGGCTTGTGGGAAACTTACTAGCCTTGGTTGTCattgttcaaaacaggaaaaaaatcaactctACCACCCTCTATTCAACGAATTTGGTGATTTCTGATATACTTTTTACCACTGCTTTGCCTACACGAATAGCCTACTATGCAATGGGCTTTGACTGGAGAATCGGAGACGCCTTGTGTAGGATAACTGCGCTAGTGTTTTACATCAACACATACGCGGGTGTGAACTTTATGACCTGCCTGAGTATTGACCGCTTCATTGCTGTGGTGCACCCTCTACGCTACAACAAGATAAAAAGGATTGAACATGCAAAAGGCGTGTGCATATTTGTCTGGATTCTAGTATTTGCTCAGACACTCCCACTCCTCATCAACCCTATGTCAAAGCAGGAGGCCGAAAGGATTACATGCATGGAGTATCCAAACTTTGAAGAAACTAAATCTCTTCCCTGGATTCTGCTTGGGGCATGTTTCATAGGATATGTACTTCCACTTATAATCATTCTCATCTGCTATTCTCAGATCTGCTGCAAACTCTTTAGAACTGCCAAACAAAACCCACTCACTGAGAAATCTGGTGTAAACAAAAAGGCTCTCAACACAATTATTCTTATTATTGTTGTGTTTGTTCTCTGTTTCACACCTTACCATGTTGCAATTATTCAACATATGATTAAGAAGCTTCGTTTCTCTAATTTCCTGGAATGTAGCCAAAGACATTCGTTCCAGATTTCTCTGCACTTTACAGTATGCCTGATGAACTTCAATTGCTGCATGGACCCTTTTATCTACTTCTTTGCATGTAAAGGGTACAAGAGAAAGGTTATGAGGATGCTGAAACGGCAAGTCAGTGTATCGATTTCTAGTGCTGTGAAGTCAGCCCCTGAAGAAAACTCACGTGAAATGACAGAAACGCAGATGATGATACATTCCAAGTCTTCAAATGGAAAGTGA